In Pedobacter sp. WC2423, the following are encoded in one genomic region:
- a CDS encoding efflux RND transporter periplasmic adaptor subunit, with the protein MKQFTVNALLLLLLSATLVCCQQASKPEAEETPVPETPVQVTTVNNETLSENVVLNATSAYLEKSFVKANTNGYLQSSTLQAGAAVRSNQVLFKLITKEARAIGNSINQLDPGFKFSGISIIRAEKSGYVILVNHQKGDYVQDGEALATIINQSSLVFLLDLPYEMRSVILQNKTLELTLPDGEKLKGSITSSLPAVDSLAQTQRMIIKVNAAHPIPENLIARVKVVKSEAAHVQVLPKSAVLTNETEDEFWVMKLINDSTAVKTVVKKGMEDGKSIQILSPVFGAKDRLITIGNYGLADTAKVKITHE; encoded by the coding sequence ATGAAACAGTTTACAGTTAACGCCTTATTGCTTTTGCTACTTAGTGCAACACTGGTTTGCTGTCAGCAAGCTTCTAAACCGGAGGCAGAAGAAACTCCGGTTCCTGAAACTCCGGTACAGGTGACCACCGTAAATAATGAGACATTGAGTGAAAATGTCGTCTTAAATGCGACTTCTGCTTATCTGGAAAAAAGTTTTGTCAAAGCGAATACAAACGGCTATTTGCAAAGTTCAACCTTACAGGCAGGTGCTGCAGTGCGCAGCAACCAGGTTTTATTTAAACTGATCACCAAAGAGGCACGTGCCATAGGTAATTCGATTAACCAGCTGGACCCCGGTTTTAAATTCTCAGGAATTTCAATTATTCGCGCTGAGAAAAGCGGTTATGTGATCCTGGTTAATCATCAAAAAGGAGATTATGTACAGGATGGTGAGGCATTAGCGACGATCATCAATCAATCAAGCCTGGTCTTTTTACTGGATTTACCTTATGAAATGCGCAGTGTTATTCTTCAAAATAAAACATTGGAGTTAACACTTCCCGATGGGGAAAAGTTAAAAGGATCAATTACTTCGTCCTTACCTGCTGTTGATTCTTTAGCACAGACACAGCGTATGATTATTAAAGTGAATGCTGCACATCCGATTCCAGAAAACCTGATTGCCAGGGTAAAAGTAGTTAAATCTGAGGCTGCTCATGTACAGGTATTACCTAAATCGGCCGTATTGACTAATGAAACTGAAGATGAGTTTTGGGTAATGAAGCTGATTAATGATTCTACAGCAGTGAAAACAGTAGTGAAAAAAGGAATGGAAGATGGAAAGTCGATTCAGATTTTGTCACCAGTTTTTGGGGCGAAAGATCGTTTAATCACCATAGGGAATTACGGGTTGGCGGATACGGCAAAGGTTAAAATCACGCATGAATGA
- a CDS encoding TolC family protein — protein MARFKIYISILVMIGFGLCSVRAQQPVRNLDYFYQEAVKRSPLLKDYQSQLQSSKIDSMRVKAGYLPQVSALANGLYAPVVNGYGFDEVLTNGKALEAVLNVNYNLASKKNINNQLEGIHLQADSIRFATGLSVLDLQKAVTDQYITTFASQQQAAFNQEVDQLLHEEEIVLKKLTRANVYKQVDYLTFLVTFQQQQLQGKQAELQLKNDYSTLNYLTGIADTTTHELAEPAIEPVLLNTETGFFYQKFGIDSLKLVNQKKAVDFNYKPKASVYANGGYNSSFAYQPYRNFGASAGFTVAVPIFDGHQRKMQYDKLSIAQRTINVYKEFFQNQHTQQLNLLRQQIADQNGLYQQVSEQIRFTKSLIQVDSRLLQTGDIRIADFVIAINNYLAAQNLKRQTNIIRLKLFNQLNYWNR, from the coding sequence ATGGCACGTTTTAAGATCTATATATCAATTCTGGTGATGATCGGATTTGGATTGTGTTCAGTCAGGGCACAGCAGCCAGTTAGAAATCTTGATTATTTTTATCAGGAGGCAGTTAAACGCAGTCCGTTATTAAAAGACTATCAAAGCCAGTTGCAAAGCAGCAAAATTGATAGTATGCGTGTTAAAGCGGGTTATCTTCCACAAGTTTCAGCATTGGCCAATGGACTATATGCACCAGTAGTTAATGGATATGGTTTTGATGAGGTGCTGACCAATGGAAAAGCGCTGGAAGCCGTACTGAATGTTAATTATAACCTGGCGAGCAAAAAGAATATCAATAATCAATTGGAAGGTATCCATTTACAAGCAGATTCTATTCGGTTTGCTACTGGTCTTTCTGTGCTGGATTTACAAAAAGCAGTTACAGATCAGTATATCACCACTTTTGCCAGTCAACAGCAAGCCGCATTTAATCAGGAAGTTGATCAACTGTTGCATGAAGAAGAAATCGTTTTAAAGAAACTGACTCGCGCAAATGTTTATAAGCAGGTAGATTACCTGACTTTTCTGGTTACTTTTCAGCAGCAGCAATTACAAGGGAAACAGGCAGAACTACAATTGAAAAACGATTATTCTACACTGAACTATTTAACGGGTATTGCTGATACGACAACGCACGAATTAGCGGAACCTGCAATTGAACCTGTCCTGCTCAATACTGAAACTGGTTTTTTTTATCAAAAATTCGGAATTGACAGTTTAAAACTGGTCAATCAGAAAAAAGCAGTTGACTTTAATTATAAACCTAAAGCCAGTGTATATGCAAATGGCGGATACAACTCTTCTTTTGCCTATCAGCCTTACCGGAATTTTGGTGCGAGTGCAGGTTTCACGGTTGCAGTTCCGATTTTTGACGGACATCAGCGGAAAATGCAATATGATAAACTCTCGATTGCTCAACGGACTATAAATGTATATAAAGAGTTCTTCCAAAATCAGCATACCCAGCAGCTCAATTTACTCCGGCAACAGATTGCCGATCAAAATGGATTATATCAGCAAGTTTCTGAACAGATCAGATTTACTAAAAGCCTGATCCAGGTAGATAGCAGGTTATTGCAAACCGGAGATATCAGAATTGCTGATTTTGTGATTGCAATTAATAACTACCTGGCTGCGCAAAATCTAAAGAGACAGACCAATATTATAAGGTTAAAGCTATTTAATCAACTGAATTATTGGAATAGATAA